One region of Termitidicoccus mucosus genomic DNA includes:
- a CDS encoding YcfL family protein gives MKTIALFLAAVFALAFFSGCASKSGQSDGPYLPQDTTKYTVESTEKFVLMDRAVQYSVTCTGLQEHTTPDGRLEVVANVKNRENRRIQVQVGCVFRDAQNFSTGDETPWQTLILGEHATEAVRFTAMNDKAKTYTVRVRQAR, from the coding sequence ATGAAAACCATCGCCCTTTTCCTTGCCGCCGTTTTCGCCCTCGCATTTTTCTCCGGCTGCGCCAGCAAATCCGGCCAGTCCGACGGCCCGTATCTTCCGCAGGATACCACCAAATACACCGTCGAAAGCACGGAAAAATTCGTCCTGATGGATCGCGCCGTGCAGTATTCCGTGACCTGCACCGGCCTCCAGGAGCATACCACTCCCGACGGGCGCCTCGAGGTCGTCGCCAACGTCAAGAATCGCGAGAACCGCCGCATCCAGGTGCAGGTGGGCTGCGTGTTCCGCGACGCGCAGAATTTCTCCACCGGGGACGAAACCCCGTGGCAGACGCTCATCCTCGGCGAGCACGCGACCGAGGCCGTCCGCTTCACCGCGATGAACGACAAGGCGAAAACCTACACCGTCCGCGTCCGCCAGGCGCGGTGA